In one Mucilaginibacter sp. PAMB04168 genomic region, the following are encoded:
- a CDS encoding protein adenylyltransferase SelO: MQHLSSDVFKYAFVSTFPGDDSGSLKPRQTPGVLYSKTMPTPVNKPVLLAWSPELAAELGIAMPAEGDINLLGGNLVTPSMQPYALCYAGHQFGNWAGQLGDGRAICLGEWETPAGDAWEIQLKGAGRTAYSRRGDGRAVLRSSLREYLMSEAMHYLGVPTTRALSLVGTGDQIVRDMFYDGRPAYEPGAIVARVAPSFLRFGNFEILAARNEIESLTNLVNWTIERYYPHIEGDDKVLKWFGEVIERTATMIVEWLRVGFVHGVMNTDNMSVLGLTIDYGPFSFLDNYDPNFTPNTTDLPGRRYAFGQQANIAYWNLSCLANALVPMFPDTDQLAEQLKTYEDIYWSKYYAMMASKLGLDSVRKEDVTLFQNIEEMLTSIQPDMTIFYQLLIDLPLDTSDKDTIVNHFRDSFYDALSAAGSEQLYSVITNYIIRRKTNAGSDEDTRLSMMKSNPRFILRNYLLHQAIEELEKGNNELFLKLQEAIKDPYSKRFDEFYEIRPGWATQMAGCSMLSCSS, from the coding sequence ATGCAACATTTAAGTTCTGACGTTTTTAAATATGCTTTTGTAAGCACTTTTCCGGGAGATGATAGCGGCAGTTTAAAGCCTCGTCAAACACCTGGTGTATTGTATAGCAAAACCATGCCCACCCCGGTAAATAAGCCTGTGCTTTTGGCCTGGTCTCCTGAATTAGCGGCCGAGCTGGGTATAGCAATGCCTGCTGAAGGCGATATTAATTTGCTGGGTGGTAACCTCGTTACACCATCTATGCAACCTTATGCTTTATGCTACGCAGGGCATCAGTTTGGTAATTGGGCCGGGCAGTTGGGTGATGGGCGTGCCATTTGTTTAGGTGAATGGGAAACGCCGGCAGGTGATGCATGGGAGATCCAGCTAAAAGGAGCCGGTCGAACGGCTTATTCGCGAAGGGGAGATGGCCGGGCGGTCTTACGTTCGTCGCTAAGGGAGTATTTGATGAGCGAGGCTATGCATTATCTGGGTGTTCCTACCACGAGGGCATTGAGCCTTGTAGGCACGGGCGATCAGATTGTGCGGGATATGTTTTATGACGGAAGGCCTGCTTATGAACCTGGAGCAATTGTAGCTCGCGTTGCGCCGAGCTTTTTGCGGTTTGGTAACTTTGAAATACTTGCTGCAAGAAATGAGATAGAAAGCCTCACAAACCTGGTAAACTGGACCATTGAGCGTTATTATCCACATATTGAAGGGGATGATAAAGTACTGAAATGGTTTGGTGAAGTAATAGAGCGCACGGCAACCATGATTGTGGAATGGCTAAGAGTTGGTTTTGTGCATGGGGTAATGAACACCGACAATATGTCCGTATTAGGTTTAACGATCGATTATGGGCCATTTTCTTTTTTGGACAACTACGACCCGAATTTTACACCCAACACAACCGATTTGCCAGGAAGGCGTTATGCTTTTGGTCAGCAGGCTAATATTGCCTACTGGAATTTAAGTTGCCTGGCCAATGCGTTGGTTCCAATGTTTCCGGATACGGACCAATTAGCCGAGCAACTGAAAACCTATGAGGATATCTACTGGAGTAAGTATTACGCAATGATGGCCAGTAAACTTGGCTTGGATAGCGTGCGGAAAGAAGACGTTACTCTGTTTCAGAATATTGAAGAAATGCTGACTTCGATACAGCCGGATATGACTATCTTTTATCAGTTACTGATTGATCTGCCACTCGACACAAGCGATAAAGACACTATCGTAAACCACTTTAGAGATAGCTTTTATGATGCTCTTTCGGCAGCAGGCAGTGAACAGCTCTACTCGGTAATCACAAATTATATTATTCGAAGAAAAACTAACGCTGGCTCTGACGAGGATACCAGGTTAAGTATGATGAAAAGCAATCCGAGGTTTATTTTAAGAAATTACCTGCTTCATCAGGCTATTGAAGAACTGGAAAAAGGAAACAACGAACTGTTTTTAAAGCTACAGGAGGCAATAAAAGATCCGTATTCCAAACGGTTTGATGAGTTTTATGAAATTAGGCCCGGATGGGCAACACAAATGGCTGGTTGTTCAATGTTATCTTGCAGTTCTTAA